The following are from one region of the Mycolicibacterium helvum genome:
- a CDS encoding DUF3349 domain-containing protein, translated as MTKFLTKIVAWIKAGYPEGVPDPDQVPLFALLRRRLGDDEVIVVARELLERGDFDHIDIAVLITEITDTLPTPDDIERVHDKLAAYGWPLDDPRDSEDIE; from the coding sequence GTGACAAAATTCCTCACCAAGATCGTGGCCTGGATCAAAGCCGGCTACCCCGAGGGGGTGCCCGATCCCGACCAGGTGCCGCTATTTGCCCTGTTGCGCAGGAGACTGGGCGACGACGAGGTCATCGTGGTCGCCCGGGAGCTTCTCGAACGCGGGGACTTCGACCACATCGACATCGCGGTGCTGATCACCGAGATCACCGACACATTGCCTACCCCCGATGACATCGAGCGGGTTCATGACAAGCTCGCCGCCTACGGGTGGCCGCTGGATGATCCGCGAGACAGTGAGGACATCGAATAA
- the menE gene encoding o-succinylbenzoate--CoA ligase has protein sequence MAALAGVLDGRDAPLVPIPAGDLRESELLTTSLRVGEEIDDDVALVVSTSGTTGTPKGAMLTPAALIASAAATHDRLGGPGNWLLALPAHHIAGIQVLVRSLQAGTVPIELDISAGFDATELPTAIAQLGSGRRYTALVATQLAKALLHPEATAALGELDAVLLGGGPAPRPVLEGAAAAGIAVVRTYGSSETAGGCVYDGVPLDGVTIRLDDGAEPGEGRIVIGGPTLALGYRNRPEPDPFDEPGWFRTDDLGILDEAGSLTVLGRVDEAISTGGLTVMPAPVETVLSRHPAIADCAVFGLEDDRLGERVAAAVVLVTGVVEPTLQDIREYLTQSLDPTAAPRELHIVNELPRRGIGKLDRRALRERFANGGDLPGGYGW, from the coding sequence ATGGCCGCCTTGGCCGGCGTCCTCGACGGACGTGACGCGCCCCTGGTCCCCATCCCTGCCGGCGACTTGCGTGAAAGTGAGTTGCTGACAACATCTCTGCGGGTCGGTGAGGAGATCGACGACGACGTCGCACTGGTGGTGTCGACGTCGGGAACCACCGGCACACCCAAGGGTGCGATGCTCACACCGGCAGCGCTGATCGCCAGCGCCGCGGCCACCCACGATCGCCTCGGCGGCCCGGGCAACTGGCTCCTGGCCCTGCCCGCGCACCACATCGCCGGGATACAGGTACTCGTACGCAGCCTGCAGGCCGGCACGGTACCCATCGAGCTGGACATCTCCGCGGGCTTCGATGCCACTGAATTGCCCACGGCCATCGCGCAACTCGGCTCCGGCCGGCGCTACACCGCGCTGGTCGCGACCCAGCTCGCCAAGGCCTTGCTCCACCCCGAGGCCACCGCGGCGCTGGGCGAACTCGACGCGGTCCTGCTCGGGGGTGGTCCCGCTCCCCGACCCGTCCTGGAGGGTGCAGCGGCCGCGGGTATCGCGGTGGTGCGCACATACGGCTCCAGCGAAACCGCCGGCGGCTGCGTCTACGACGGGGTGCCGCTGGACGGGGTGACGATCCGACTCGACGACGGCGCCGAGCCTGGCGAAGGCCGCATCGTCATCGGCGGGCCGACACTGGCGCTGGGCTACCGCAACCGGCCGGAGCCGGATCCCTTCGATGAACCCGGCTGGTTTCGTACCGATGACCTCGGCATCCTCGACGAGGCCGGCAGCCTGACGGTTCTCGGCCGGGTAGACGAAGCGATCAGCACCGGCGGGCTGACCGTCATGCCCGCACCGGTCGAGACGGTGCTGTCGCGGCATCCGGCGATTGCCGACTGCGCGGTGTTCGGCCTTGAGGACGATCGGCTCGGCGAGCGGGTGGCCGCTGCGGTTGTGCTCGTGACCGGTGTGGTCGAACCGACACTTCAGGACATCCGGGAGTATCTGACACAGTCCCTTGACCCGACGGCCGCCCCCCGTGAGCTGCACATTGTCAACGAGCTGCCCCGCCGCGGCATCGGAAAACTGGACCGCCGGGCGCTGCGCGAGCGGTTCGCCAACGGCGGCGACCTACCCGGCGGCTACGGCTGGTGA
- a CDS encoding alpha/beta fold hydrolase, whose product MDELKFLDLHGDRVAYLDEGQGEVILLLHGMAGSSQTWRSMLGPLSRKYRVIAPDLLGHGSSAKPRSDYSLGAFAVSLRDLLDELGVTQATVVGQSLGGGIAMQFVYQHPNYCQRLILMNSGGLGPDVGWTLRLLSAPGAELIMPLIAPPPVVTAGERVRSLFGKLGVQSPRGAEIWNAYSSFADAETRQAFLRTLRSVVDYRGQAVSALNRLHVADVPVMVIWGDQDAIIPVEHAYAAHAARPDVRLEVLPGVGHFPQAERPIEVVELIDDFISTTAAADIEQPATQV is encoded by the coding sequence ATGGACGAGCTGAAGTTTCTCGACCTGCACGGTGACCGGGTGGCCTACCTGGACGAGGGCCAGGGCGAAGTGATTCTGCTGCTGCACGGGATGGCCGGCAGCTCGCAGACCTGGCGCTCCATGTTGGGCCCGCTGTCACGTAAATATCGGGTGATCGCCCCTGACCTGCTCGGTCATGGCAGTTCGGCCAAACCACGCAGCGACTACTCGCTGGGAGCGTTCGCGGTGTCGCTGCGCGACCTGCTCGACGAACTCGGGGTCACCCAGGCCACCGTGGTGGGGCAATCGCTGGGCGGCGGAATCGCGATGCAATTCGTCTACCAGCACCCCAACTACTGCCAGCGGCTGATCCTGATGAACAGCGGCGGACTGGGACCGGACGTCGGGTGGACACTGCGACTGCTGTCGGCTCCCGGAGCCGAGCTGATCATGCCGCTCATCGCGCCCCCACCGGTGGTGACCGCCGGTGAACGGGTGCGGTCATTGTTCGGCAAGCTGGGCGTTCAGTCGCCGCGAGGCGCGGAGATCTGGAATGCCTACAGTTCCTTCGCCGACGCCGAGACCCGGCAGGCGTTCCTGCGCACGCTGCGGTCAGTGGTCGACTACCGCGGGCAGGCCGTCAGCGCATTGAATCGGCTGCACGTCGCCGATGTGCCGGTCATGGTCATCTGGGGTGATCAGGACGCCATCATTCCCGTCGAGCACGCCTACGCCGCACACGCGGCGCGCCCCGACGTCCGGCTCGAGGTGCTGCCTGGGGTTGGGCACTTCCCGCAAGCTGAGCGGCCCATCGAAGTGGTCGAGCTGATCGACGACTTCATCTCCACGACTGCCGCCGCCGATATCGAGCAGCCCGCCACCCAGGTGTGA
- a CDS encoding TIGR03668 family PPOX class F420-dependent oxidoreductase, with amino-acid sequence MTSPAAQFATAKVARLATVTPDGPPHLVPIVFAVAESTIYTAVDGKPKTTHRLRRLANIEANPRVSILVDHYDDDWSQLWWVRADGIATIHYDGSVCERGYELLRTKYHQYHDVPLNGPVIAVDVDQWSSWGG; translated from the coding sequence GTGACCAGCCCTGCCGCCCAGTTTGCGACCGCGAAGGTCGCCAGGCTGGCCACGGTCACTCCCGACGGTCCCCCGCATCTGGTGCCGATCGTGTTCGCCGTGGCCGAGTCCACCATCTACACCGCGGTGGACGGCAAGCCGAAAACCACCCATCGACTCCGGCGGCTGGCCAATATCGAGGCCAACCCACGGGTGAGCATCCTGGTCGACCATTACGACGACGACTGGTCGCAGCTGTGGTGGGTGCGCGCCGACGGGATCGCGACGATCCACTACGACGGTTCGGTGTGCGAACGTGGCTACGAGCTACTGCGTACGAAATACCACCAATATCACGATGTTCCGCTCAACGGTCCGGTGATCGCGGTGGACGTCGATCAGTGGTCGTCCTGGGGCGGCTGA
- a CDS encoding molybdopterin-dependent oxidoreductase: MMASLRSTAVTARVGVALGVAVAICFATGLISHFIQHPQPWFFWPTRPVWLYQLTQGLHVISGIAAIPLLVVKLWSVYPKLFERPIIGGLIRQIERASILVLVGSMIFQLSTGIMNIAQWYAFRFFFTTSHYAMAYVATGAVIVHIGVKLPVIRRALGEPLEQLPAGAPRGGPSRRAVLVGTGLAVGVATIMTAGQTIPWLRKVSLLAPRSGDGPQGVPVNRSAFAAGVLGSARSSDYRLTVVNGSTTKTFTLDELAAMPQTTHRLPIACVEGWSAAAEWTGVVLADLLKEVGGEPASDVRMISLEPPGPYSRTVLPARHTRDAQTLIALKLNGQTLDLDHGYPCRLIAPTRPGVLQTKWLSRIEVVT; the protein is encoded by the coding sequence ATGATGGCTTCCTTACGTAGTACCGCGGTGACGGCCCGGGTCGGGGTCGCCCTCGGGGTGGCGGTCGCGATCTGTTTCGCCACGGGTTTGATCAGCCACTTCATTCAGCACCCGCAGCCGTGGTTCTTCTGGCCGACCCGTCCGGTCTGGCTGTACCAGCTGACGCAGGGCCTGCACGTGATCTCGGGTATTGCCGCGATTCCGCTGCTGGTGGTCAAATTGTGGTCGGTCTACCCCAAGCTGTTCGAGCGGCCCATCATCGGCGGGCTGATCCGTCAGATCGAGCGCGCGTCGATCCTGGTTCTGGTGGGCTCCATGATCTTTCAGCTCTCGACCGGAATTATGAACATCGCGCAGTGGTATGCGTTCAGGTTCTTCTTCACCACCAGCCACTACGCGATGGCCTATGTGGCGACCGGCGCGGTGATCGTGCACATCGGCGTGAAGTTGCCGGTGATCCGCCGAGCCCTCGGTGAGCCGCTCGAGCAGCTCCCGGCCGGTGCGCCACGCGGCGGCCCCAGCCGTCGCGCAGTGCTGGTCGGAACCGGGCTGGCCGTTGGCGTCGCTACGATCATGACTGCCGGACAGACGATTCCGTGGCTGCGTAAGGTCTCGTTGCTGGCGCCGCGATCGGGTGACGGACCCCAGGGCGTGCCGGTCAACCGGTCGGCATTCGCCGCGGGCGTGCTGGGTAGCGCGCGATCCTCCGACTATCGGCTCACCGTCGTCAACGGGTCCACCACGAAGACGTTCACCCTCGACGAGCTTGCGGCGATGCCACAGACCACCCACCGGCTGCCCATCGCGTGTGTCGAAGGCTGGAGCGCCGCCGCCGAGTGGACCGGGGTGGTACTGGCAGACCTACTCAAAGAAGTCGGCGGTGAACCGGCTTCCGATGTCCGGATGATCTCGCTGGAACCGCCGGGACCGTACTCCCGCACAGTGCTGCCCGCGCGGCACACCCGGGACGCGCAGACACTGATCGCGCTGAAGCTCAACGGTCAAACCCTGGACCTCGACCACGGCTACCCATGTAGGCTGATCGCGCCGACGAGACCCGGTGTGCTGCAGACAAAATGGCTGTCCAGAATCGAGGTGGTGACGTGA